GCATATCCATGCAGCTCCCATTTGCTCGATCTCAGAACAACAATCGAATTGGGTAAGAAAATGGGGTACAACATGCCGGAATCTATTGATATATATGCGATAGAAATTAGAGAAAACACAACATTCAGCGAGAGCTTAAGCCCGGAGGTTGAAAAAGCCATCCCGGAACTTGCTAAAAAAATAGTTGAAGAACTGATTCTCATTTAAGCTACTATGCATACAAGATAACAAAAGACAATGAAACGATACAAAATTATCATCAAAGGCACTGTTCAGGGTGTAGGTTTCCGCCCTTTTGTTTACCAGCTCGCCAAGGCTTATCAGATCAAAGGTACTGTCCACAATTCAAGTCAGGGGGTAATTATTGAAGCGGAAGGAAAAGGGAATAGCATTCAACGTTTTTTAAATGAACTAAAAAAACATCCTCCTGTACTATCCAGGATTAAAAATTATCAACAAATTGAGTTGCAACCTATTGGCTATACATCTTTTCAAATATCAGATACTCATGGTGATGAAGAAAAAGAAGCGCTTGTTCCCCCTGATATTGCCACCTGTAAAGCGTGTAAACACGACATCTTTAACCCCCAGGATAATCACTACCAATACCCCTTTACCAATTGCACCAATTGTGGCCCTCGCTTTACAATAATCAGAGAGGTTCCCTATGACCGGCAAAAGACCTCCATGGCCTCATTTGAGATGTGTAACAGATGCAATAAAGAATATTACAATCCTTCAGACAGGAGGTTTCACGCACAGCCTGTGGCCTGTCTGGCATGTGGACCCCATGTATGGATAACGGATAGTACAGGTAATAAAATTGCAGAAAACGAGAACTGGCTTAAGGTTGTGTGGAGAATACTGCAGGATGGTAAAATTCTTGCGCTGAAGGGTATCGGCGGTTTCCACTTCGTGTGCGATGCAAAACAATCTGAAACCTTAAAAATCTTGCGATATCGCAAGGGAAGAGAAGCAAAACCTTTTGCTGTAATGTGCAGGGATTTAAAAACCATTCGAAAATACTGTTTTGTGAATAAAGAAGAAGGGAGAATATTAACATCCTCTGAGGCCCCCATTGTGATATTAAGGAAAAAACCTGTATGTGATTTGCCTGAAGAGATTGCCCCTAAATTAAGAACATTAGGAGTTATGCTACCCTATAGTCCCTTGCACCTTCTTCTATTCAGAGGACCCTTTGATATTCTGATCATGACAAGCGGCAACTATAGTGAACTCCCTCTCGTTAAAGATAATAGCAACGCCCTTACAGAACTTGGTGCAATTGCGGATTACTTTCTCTTCCACAACAGGGAGATTGTGAATCGTTGTGATGATTCCATCGTTCAGGTTATTGATGGAAAGACCCAGCTTTTCCGCAGGTCCCGGGGCTATGTCCCTCATCCTGTTCA
The Pseudomonadota bacterium genome window above contains:
- the hypF gene encoding carbamoyltransferase HypF; translation: MKRYKIIIKGTVQGVGFRPFVYQLAKAYQIKGTVHNSSQGVIIEAEGKGNSIQRFLNELKKHPPVLSRIKNYQQIELQPIGYTSFQISDTHGDEEKEALVPPDIATCKACKHDIFNPQDNHYQYPFTNCTNCGPRFTIIREVPYDRQKTSMASFEMCNRCNKEYYNPSDRRFHAQPVACLACGPHVWITDSTGNKIAENENWLKVVWRILQDGKILALKGIGGFHFVCDAKQSETLKILRYRKGREAKPFAVMCRDLKTIRKYCFVNKEEGRILTSSEAPIVILRKKPVCDLPEEIAPKLRTLGVMLPYSPLHLLLFRGPFDILIMTSGNYSELPLVKDNSNALTELGAIADYFLFHNREIVNRCDDSIVQVIDGKTQLFRRSRGYVPHPVHVLRADASPIILGVGGEMKNSFCLLKKDDAFLSHYIGEIDSLEGEENLSASLIRFQKLIGVTPEIVAYDTHPEYASSEIALQINAKTYIKVQHHHAHMASCMAENGLENEETIGIILDGTGYGTDGCLWGFEILTGNYVDFKRRIHLAYVPLPGGEIAIRQPWRTAAAYLITFSGNEGKRYARRFLKNKNMEIVEQLIANRFNTPLASGCGRLFDAISALMGICLENTYEGQAAIELGEIVMESLEDRFLKPYPYEIEKDIILPKKILEGVIYDRLKGISVETISTKFHLTLVNIICNAVERVSADTGLKRVVLSGGTWQNPYLFKKTKQTLSDKGYDVLYHQMVPANDGGIALGQAMVAHWRWLKGSVE